In Oscillatoria acuminata PCC 6304, a single window of DNA contains:
- a CDS encoding response regulator transcription factor produces MPSTSRLRLLLVEDDELFRLGLQVRLQREGDLEIIAEAEDGESAVELTHQYQPDVVVLDVGLPGIGGIEACRQITRNHPDIPVLILTSHSQKALIERLIEAGAKGYCLKGIAPETLVLAIRSLVAGASWWDPTATQHIKENFASPAPPVTPPELVANPLTKREQEILALVAAGKSNQEIAAILFIAPGTVRVHVHAILQKLEVRDRTQAAVLAIQNGLIDPDSLL; encoded by the coding sequence ATGCCATCTACTTCCCGACTCCGTTTATTATTAGTTGAAGATGACGAACTGTTTCGCCTCGGATTACAAGTGCGTCTCCAACGAGAAGGTGATTTAGAAATCATTGCCGAAGCGGAAGATGGTGAATCCGCTGTGGAATTAACCCACCAATATCAACCGGATGTGGTGGTTTTGGATGTCGGACTTCCGGGAATCGGTGGCATTGAGGCTTGTCGGCAAATTACCAGAAACCACCCGGATATTCCTGTTTTAATCTTAACCTCTCATTCCCAAAAAGCGCTGATTGAACGGTTAATTGAAGCGGGGGCGAAAGGCTACTGTCTCAAAGGCATTGCTCCAGAAACCTTAGTCCTAGCAATTCGCTCTTTAGTTGCCGGGGCTTCCTGGTGGGATCCCACCGCCACCCAACACATTAAAGAGAATTTTGCGAGTCCCGCACCCCCAGTTACTCCCCCGGAACTGGTTGCCAATCCCCTGACGAAACGAGAACAAGAAATTTTAGCCCTAGTTGCAGCAGGAAAGAGCAATCAAGAAATTGCCGCTATTCTCTTTATCGCCCCAGGTACGGTCCGGGTTCATGTTCATGCTATTTTACAGAAATTGGAAGTGCGCGATCGCACTCAAGCCGCAGTTTTAGCCATTCAAAATGGGTTAATCGATCCGGATTCCCTGCTGTGA
- the kdpC gene encoding K(+)-transporting ATPase subunit C, translated as MTLIKDMLIGLRSTLILWVITAVIYPFFILFIGQVFVPNIANGSLIQNQGGEVVGSALIGQEFTEPGYFWSRPSVINYSQGEDAQPTGVSGASNLAPSNPELMTRITEEIADLTVAGVNPTGDLLYSSGSGLDPHITPEAAQVQVQRVATARGLSPSQIEDLISNHIESRFLGIFGEPGVNVLKLNLELDQL; from the coding sequence ATGACGCTGATTAAAGATATGCTAATCGGCCTTCGCAGTACCCTAATTCTATGGGTAATCACGGCTGTAATTTATCCCTTTTTTATTTTGTTTATAGGCCAAGTATTCGTTCCCAATATCGCCAATGGCAGTTTAATTCAAAACCAGGGGGGTGAAGTCGTAGGTTCTGCATTAATCGGTCAAGAGTTTACCGAACCCGGCTATTTTTGGAGTCGTCCGAGTGTGATTAACTATAGTCAAGGCGAAGATGCACAACCCACGGGCGTCTCTGGTGCCAGCAATTTAGCACCGAGTAATCCCGAATTGATGACCCGAATTACGGAAGAAATTGCTGATTTAACCGTAGCTGGAGTTAATCCCACTGGGGATTTACTGTACAGTTCTGGATCAGGTTTAGATCCGCATATTACCCCGGAAGCTGCCCAGGTTCAAGTACAACGGGTCGCCACAGCTAGAGGACTCTCCCCCAGTCAAATTGAAGACTTGATTTCTAACCATATCGAAAGTCGCTTTTTAGGGATTTTTGGGGAACCTGGAGTTAACGTTTTAAAACTCAATTTAGAGTTAGACCAACTCTAG
- a CDS encoding sensor histidine kinase, which produces MWHQISNPKRIPSKTQHPFDTRWSIACVCAIVFVLEFSTPPPYVFGYLYIGTIILASSRLNSSTTWKVTLLGSVLTLLNLVMPGTELINLSVIANRLLVVLALLVTAWLSNRTRSYEEAIAQHKAQLQAQAQLAQLREDFVSTLTHDLKTPLLGALTTLKSFQQEEFGPLIQMQQQVLEMMERSFQTTLQLVETMLDVYRNDSEGLQLNLMPVNLVAIAEEAIASLTPLATNRRIYIRTRYGESQFRRTLWVRADSLQLHRVFTNLLANSINHSPRGGSVDVILEATSTAQKVQVQDQGPGITPDEFPHLFERFYQGHSNRHAKGSGLGLYLSRQIIEAHGGMIWAEHNPPHGAKFCFKLPAAQPLPN; this is translated from the coding sequence ATGTGGCATCAGATATCCAACCCTAAGCGGATTCCATCGAAAACTCAGCATCCGTTTGATACCCGATGGTCGATCGCCTGTGTCTGTGCGATCGTCTTTGTACTGGAATTTTCGACTCCACCGCCTTATGTCTTTGGTTATCTTTATATTGGGACGATTATCTTGGCGAGTTCGCGGTTAAATAGCTCAACCACCTGGAAAGTCACGCTATTAGGATCGGTTTTAACCCTGTTAAACTTAGTGATGCCAGGAACTGAATTGATTAATCTATCCGTGATTGCGAACCGATTGCTCGTGGTATTGGCGCTACTGGTGACGGCATGGTTAAGCAATCGCACTCGATCTTATGAAGAGGCGATCGCGCAACACAAAGCGCAACTGCAAGCGCAAGCACAACTGGCGCAACTTCGGGAAGATTTTGTCTCCACCCTCACCCATGACTTAAAAACCCCCCTCTTAGGAGCACTCACCACCCTCAAATCCTTTCAACAAGAGGAATTTGGTCCCCTGATCCAGATGCAACAACAGGTTTTGGAAATGATGGAACGCTCTTTCCAAACTACCCTCCAACTGGTAGAAACTATGCTGGATGTCTATCGGAACGATAGCGAGGGACTCCAACTGAATCTGATGCCGGTTAATTTAGTCGCCATTGCCGAAGAGGCGATCGCCTCCTTAACCCCCCTAGCTACCAACCGGCGCATCTACATTCGCACCCGGTATGGAGAATCCCAATTTCGTCGCACCCTCTGGGTTCGCGCCGATTCCTTGCAACTCCACCGCGTCTTTACCAACCTCCTCGCCAATAGCATCAACCATTCCCCTCGTGGCGGTTCAGTTGATGTTATCCTAGAAGCGACTTCCACCGCACAAAAGGTTCAAGTCCAGGACCAGGGTCCCGGAATCACCCCGGATGAATTCCCTCATTTATTTGAACGCTTTTATCAAGGTCATAGCAATCGCCATGCCAAAGGGTCCGGACTCGGTTTGTATTTGAGCCGACAGATTATTGAAGCTCATGGGGGAATGATTTGGGCCGAACATAACCCCCCTCATGGCGCTAAATTTTGCTTTAAATTACCCGCCGCTCAACCCCTTCCCAATTAA
- a CDS encoding YkgJ family cysteine cluster protein, whose translation MNSEVIPQIVALCDRIETETAAFQAATGLHCPPGCGKCCENPEVEATVLEMMPLALELWRTGEAAAYLERLSTLNGSESCLFYRPDPFVPGNGRCSVYSWRPTLCRLFAFATVKNKQGNPELAACVRQKQTIPEQVEGAKMAIAQGMSAPNFGEVANEVANIDPSLGSDRFPINQSLERALQRVGLIAHLTFGEQDGDWVA comes from the coding sequence AGACTGAAACCGCAGCATTTCAAGCCGCAACGGGATTGCACTGTCCCCCGGGATGTGGCAAATGCTGTGAAAATCCGGAAGTAGAGGCAACAGTCCTAGAAATGATGCCCTTGGCCCTAGAGTTATGGCGGACTGGAGAAGCGGCAGCTTATTTAGAACGCCTTTCTACCCTGAATGGGTCGGAATCTTGTCTATTTTATCGCCCGGATCCGTTTGTTCCGGGGAATGGGCGTTGTAGTGTTTATTCCTGGCGACCCACCCTCTGCCGCTTGTTCGCCTTCGCGACAGTGAAGAATAAGCAGGGGAATCCGGAATTGGCTGCCTGTGTGCGACAAAAGCAGACGATTCCGGAACAGGTAGAAGGGGCAAAAATGGCGATCGCCCAAGGGATGAGTGCACCAAACTTTGGAGAAGTCGCAAACGAGGTGGCTAATATTGACCCTTCTCTAGGGAGCGATCGGTTTCCCATTAATCAATCCTTAGAACGCGCCTTACAACGAGTCGGTCTGATTGCTCACTTGACCTTTGGAGAACAGGATGGCGACTGGGTGGCTTAA
- the kdpA gene encoding potassium-transporting ATPase subunit KdpA produces the protein MLQGFIQITLTLGILVAIVPFFGRYMAAVYLEERTFLDGGCRPIERWIYQIGGISSWESMTGWQYARAVLISNLMMGILVFLIFMFQGILPLNSTGLEAPSWDLALHTAISFTTNTNQQHYSGETTFTYASQMFALGFLMFTSAGTGLAVAIAFIRGLTGRPLGNFYVDLTRSITRILLPISVIGAIVLLLAGVPETLAGPATVTTLEGATQTLARGPVAHFEIIKELGENGGGFFGINSAHPYENPNGFTNLVETVIMVSIPASLIYTYGIIAGNKKQGWLLFWMIFILYVALIAITAVGEYYGNPLVNNLLGSSTPNLEGKEVRFGWAQTALWAVTTTGTMCGAVNGMHDSLMPTGGFSTLFNLFLQIIWGGQGTGTAYLFVFLILTVFLTGLMVGRTPDFLGRKIEKREIVLASVILLVHPIAILIPSAIAIAYPELLGNISNPGFHGISQVVYEYASAAANNGSGFEGLGDDTLWWNLSTSMSLLAGRYVPIIALLLLADSMANKQPVPETPGTLRTDTPLFTSVTAGVMLILGLLTFFPVIALGPLAEAFQLGRY, from the coding sequence ATGCTACAAGGATTCATTCAAATCACTTTAACTCTCGGGATATTAGTGGCAATTGTGCCTTTTTTCGGTCGCTACATGGCTGCTGTTTATTTAGAAGAAAGGACCTTTCTTGACGGAGGATGTAGACCGATTGAACGCTGGATTTATCAAATCGGAGGCATATCATCCTGGGAATCCATGACGGGTTGGCAATATGCCCGGGCGGTACTCATCAGTAATCTGATGATGGGGATTTTGGTCTTTTTAATCTTCATGTTTCAAGGAATACTGCCCTTAAATTCCACTGGATTAGAGGCCCCGAGTTGGGATTTAGCCCTGCATACCGCCATTTCATTTACAACCAATACAAATCAGCAACATTATTCGGGAGAAACGACCTTTACTTATGCCTCCCAGATGTTCGCCTTGGGTTTTTTGATGTTTACCTCGGCGGGAACTGGGTTAGCGGTAGCCATCGCCTTTATTCGCGGGTTAACCGGCAGACCCTTGGGGAATTTTTATGTTGATTTAACCCGCAGCATTACCCGAATTTTGCTGCCGATTTCGGTGATTGGTGCGATCGTCTTGCTGCTGGCTGGGGTTCCGGAAACTTTAGCTGGACCCGCCACAGTAACTACCTTAGAAGGAGCTACTCAAACCCTGGCCCGAGGTCCGGTTGCTCACTTTGAAATTATTAAGGAATTGGGAGAAAATGGCGGGGGATTTTTTGGCATTAACTCGGCGCATCCCTATGAAAATCCAAATGGATTTACAAACTTAGTAGAAACCGTGATTATGGTTTCTATTCCGGCTTCCTTGATTTACACTTATGGCATTATTGCCGGGAATAAAAAACAGGGATGGTTGCTATTTTGGATGATTTTTATCCTCTATGTTGCCTTGATTGCGATTACGGCAGTCGGAGAGTATTACGGCAATCCCTTGGTGAATAATCTGTTGGGAAGTTCTACTCCAAATTTAGAAGGAAAAGAAGTCAGATTTGGATGGGCGCAAACAGCTTTATGGGCCGTTACTACGACGGGAACCATGTGTGGGGCGGTGAATGGGATGCATGATTCTCTGATGCCTACGGGTGGGTTTTCAACATTGTTTAATCTGTTTTTACAAATTATTTGGGGAGGACAGGGAACTGGAACGGCCTATTTGTTTGTGTTTTTGATTTTGACGGTATTTCTAACAGGATTAATGGTGGGGAGAACCCCGGACTTTTTGGGACGAAAAATTGAAAAGCGAGAAATTGTATTAGCTAGTGTGATTTTACTGGTACATCCCATTGCGATTTTGATTCCCTCGGCAATTGCGATCGCCTATCCGGAACTCCTGGGAAATATCAGCAATCCAGGCTTTCATGGAATTTCCCAAGTCGTCTATGAATATGCTTCTGCTGCGGCGAATAATGGGTCGGGATTTGAAGGTTTGGGAGATGATACCCTCTGGTGGAACTTGAGTACCAGCATGAGTTTATTAGCCGGACGCTATGTTCCCATTATTGCTTTATTGCTTTTGGCAGATAGCATGGCTAATAAACAACCCGTTCCAGAAACTCCCGGGACTTTGCGAACAGATACCCCGTTATTTACCAGTGTTACTGCCGGAGTGATGTTAATTTTAGGGCTGTTAACTTTCTTTCCCGTAATTGCCCTCGGACCTCTAGCTGAAGCCTTTCAATTGGGCCGATACTAG
- a CDS encoding IS1182 family transposase: MRPPLWHPPVELSDSEQVIINRIKKAKLFTFLRLNRLFIFDDEFQEELNTIFKDSTMGNCPVAPAQLALATILQAYMGISDEEVIEELVMDLRWQLALNCLNCEKPPFSKATLIRFRSALIKKGFDQRLIDRTVDIAKLKGGFGSANLRAALDSSPLWGAGKVEDTYNLLGHALRKALSIIASQQGWGLAEIANEAGADFVNSSSLKAALDLNWDDPAESQKALSTILKSLNSVEEWIQQQSNPDEIEEAQAPLQVARLIESQNVTLDTMGVPKLAKGVAKDRRISIEDPDMRHGRKSRSQKINGYKRHILKDLDIGVIRAVAVTRANTPEAAATVDLEVDLKRQQVQLNELHIDRAYLSSHWVKERSEQLQIFCKAWPVRNSGRFDKNAFVFDWDNQVISCPNQVIMPFEPGKIVHFPKPECAACPLRERCTTSKNGRSISIHPDEGLMQELRQRQSTSSGRAQLRERTSVEHSLAHVGQWQDKRARYIGQRKNLFDLRRVAVVHNLHVIARMNEVLPIQQAAL, translated from the coding sequence ATGCGTCCTCCTTTGTGGCACCCGCCAGTAGAGCTATCAGATTCAGAACAGGTAATTATTAATCGCATCAAAAAAGCCAAGCTTTTTACTTTTCTTCGCCTGAACCGTCTGTTCATATTCGATGATGAGTTTCAAGAAGAACTAAACACCATTTTTAAAGACAGTACAATGGGCAACTGTCCCGTCGCACCAGCCCAATTGGCCTTAGCCACTATTCTCCAAGCTTATATGGGTATTTCTGACGAGGAAGTGATTGAAGAGCTAGTCATGGACCTACGATGGCAATTAGCTCTGAATTGTCTGAACTGCGAAAAACCCCCATTCAGTAAAGCCACTTTAATAAGATTCAGAAGCGCCTTAATTAAAAAAGGCTTTGACCAACGTTTAATTGACCGGACTGTAGACATTGCCAAGCTCAAAGGAGGTTTTGGTTCGGCTAACTTAAGAGCTGCATTAGATTCCTCTCCTTTATGGGGTGCAGGTAAAGTTGAAGATACCTATAATCTCTTGGGTCATGCTCTGCGTAAGGCATTGAGCATAATAGCTAGTCAGCAGGGGTGGGGGCTGGCAGAAATTGCCAATGAAGCGGGAGCGGATTTTGTCAATAGTTCCAGCTTAAAAGCCGCATTAGATTTAAATTGGGATGACCCAGCCGAAAGCCAAAAGGCATTATCAACCATACTAAAGAGCCTCAATTCTGTAGAAGAATGGATACAACAGCAGTCTAATCCTGATGAAATAGAAGAGGCACAAGCTCCTCTCCAGGTTGCCCGATTGATTGAATCCCAAAATGTGACATTAGACACAATGGGAGTGCCGAAGCTGGCCAAAGGGGTTGCTAAGGACCGACGCATTTCCATTGAAGACCCAGATATGCGGCATGGCCGAAAAAGCCGTTCTCAAAAAATAAATGGTTATAAACGCCATATTCTTAAAGATTTAGATATAGGGGTAATTCGGGCTGTGGCTGTAACCCGTGCTAATACACCAGAAGCTGCTGCCACTGTTGACTTAGAAGTTGACTTAAAAAGACAACAGGTTCAGTTAAATGAACTCCATATCGACCGAGCTTATTTATCGAGTCATTGGGTAAAAGAACGCTCCGAACAATTACAGATATTTTGTAAAGCGTGGCCGGTAAGAAACTCAGGACGATTTGATAAAAACGCCTTTGTTTTTGACTGGGATAACCAGGTAATTAGTTGTCCAAATCAAGTTATTATGCCGTTTGAACCCGGTAAGATCGTTCATTTTCCTAAACCGGAGTGTGCTGCTTGTCCCCTGAGAGAACGCTGTACTACGAGTAAGAATGGCCGCAGCATATCTATCCATCCCGATGAAGGATTGATGCAGGAATTACGTCAGCGTCAATCTACCTCAAGCGGTCGCGCTCAACTGAGGGAGAGAACGTCTGTAGAACACTCTCTGGCTCATGTCGGACAGTGGCAGGACAAACGTGCCCGTTATATTGGACAGCGCAAAAACCTCTTCGACCTCAGACGAGTGGCTGTTGTCCATAATCTTCATGTCATTGCTCGAATGAATGAGGTTTTACCAATACAACAGGCCGCACTGTAG
- the kdpB gene encoding potassium-transporting ATPase subunit KdpB, whose protein sequence is MRRRKKKSSTVNTKGLYKRAIREAFLKLHPQVMIKNPVMFVVWVGTIVTALLVLFPNLFGPVPGENQRWFNAQVTVILFFTVLFANFAEAVAEGRGKAQADALRSTKTETTARKWLADQSIQEVSSTTLRRGDRIQVIAGDIIPVDGEVIRGVASVDESAITGESAPVLKEPGSDVASSVTGGTRIISDELIIQVTSDPGQGFLDRMISLVEGAKRSKTPNEIALTVLLAVLTQVFLIVVATIPPIANYVNAPVGVVTLISLLVALIPTTIGGLLSAIGIAGMDRVAQFNVIATSGRAVEACGDVNTLVLDKTGTITLGNRLAEEFIPVNGHSQAEVATMALAASLFDETPEGKSIVRLAEKLGATIAFNPSQAEGVDFSARTRISGTNLPQGLQVRKGAVEAIKGFVRSRGGTISPDLDSAYERVSRLGGTPLAVCQNDQLYGVIYLKDIIKPGIRDRFDQLRRMGVRTVMLTGDNRITASVIAEEAGVDDFIAEATPEDKIEVIRNEQSKGKLVAMTGDGTNDAPALAQANVGLAMNSGTQAAKEAANMVDLDSDPTKLIDLVTIGKQLLITRGALTTFSLANDIAKYFAIVPAMFATVGISTLNIMGLASSQSAVLSALIYNALIIPALIPLALKGVKFRPLSSNQLLQQNILIYGLGGVVTPFIGIKLIDWAIVLIGLA, encoded by the coding sequence ATGCGCCGCCGCAAAAAAAAGTCAAGCACTGTCAACACAAAAGGATTGTATAAACGGGCAATTCGGGAAGCATTTCTGAAACTTCACCCGCAAGTCATGATTAAAAATCCCGTCATGTTTGTGGTGTGGGTGGGAACAATTGTTACGGCATTGTTAGTGCTGTTTCCCAATTTATTTGGACCCGTCCCCGGGGAGAATCAGCGGTGGTTTAATGCCCAGGTAACGGTGATTTTATTTTTCACAGTTTTGTTTGCTAATTTTGCGGAAGCTGTTGCAGAAGGGCGGGGAAAAGCTCAAGCAGATGCTTTGCGTTCCACCAAGACAGAAACGACTGCCCGAAAATGGTTAGCAGACCAATCGATTCAAGAAGTGTCTTCCACAACCTTACGCCGGGGCGATCGCATCCAAGTAATTGCCGGAGATATCATTCCTGTGGATGGGGAAGTGATTCGTGGTGTAGCATCGGTGGATGAATCCGCAATTACCGGAGAATCAGCGCCGGTTCTTAAAGAACCAGGTTCCGATGTGGCGAGTTCAGTAACAGGTGGAACGCGGATTATTTCTGATGAATTGATTATCCAGGTGACTTCTGATCCGGGTCAGGGATTTTTAGACCGGATGATTTCCTTAGTTGAAGGGGCAAAACGCAGTAAAACCCCGAATGAAATTGCTTTAACGGTGTTATTAGCGGTTTTAACCCAAGTCTTTTTAATCGTTGTGGCAACGATTCCCCCGATTGCTAATTATGTGAATGCGCCGGTGGGGGTGGTGACTTTAATTTCCCTATTAGTTGCCTTAATTCCGACGACTATTGGCGGATTATTAAGTGCGATCGGGATTGCGGGCATGGATCGGGTGGCCCAGTTTAATGTGATTGCCACCTCGGGACGGGCGGTGGAAGCGTGTGGCGATGTGAATACGCTAGTTTTGGATAAAACGGGTACGATTACTTTAGGAAATCGGTTAGCGGAAGAGTTTATTCCGGTGAATGGTCATTCTCAGGCAGAGGTGGCAACAATGGCCCTAGCTGCGAGTTTGTTTGATGAAACTCCCGAGGGGAAATCGATTGTTAGATTAGCGGAAAAACTAGGCGCAACGATCGCCTTTAATCCCAGTCAGGCGGAGGGGGTGGATTTTTCCGCCCGAACCCGAATTAGCGGGACGAATTTACCCCAAGGATTGCAGGTGAGAAAAGGGGCGGTAGAGGCGATTAAAGGGTTTGTGCGATCGCGCGGAGGAACGATTTCACCGGATCTGGATAGTGCTTATGAACGGGTTTCCCGCCTCGGGGGTACTCCCCTCGCGGTTTGTCAGAATGATCAACTCTATGGGGTGATTTATCTCAAAGATATTATCAAACCCGGAATTCGCGATCGCTTTGATCAACTGCGTCGCATGGGAGTTCGGACGGTGATGCTAACTGGAGATAACCGGATTACTGCCTCTGTGATTGCAGAAGAAGCGGGAGTCGATGATTTTATTGCCGAAGCAACTCCTGAAGATAAAATTGAAGTGATTAGAAATGAACAATCCAAGGGTAAATTAGTGGCGATGACGGGGGATGGCACCAATGATGCCCCTGCCTTAGCCCAAGCTAATGTCGGGTTAGCGATGAATTCCGGGACCCAAGCGGCGAAAGAAGCGGCCAATATGGTGGATTTAGATTCGGACCCGACTAAGTTAATTGATTTGGTCACCATTGGCAAACAATTGTTAATTACTCGCGGTGCTTTAACGACGTTTTCTCTAGCAAATGATATCGCAAAATATTTTGCGATCGTCCCCGCGATGTTTGCTACCGTCGGGATTAGCACGCTCAATATCATGGGTTTAGCCAGTAGTCAATCGGCAGTTTTATCGGCGTTAATTTATAACGCTTTAATCATTCCGGCGTTAATTCCTTTAGCCCTCAAAGGGGTGAAATTTCGACCCCTCAGTTCCAATCAGTTATTGCAGCAAAATATCTTAATCTACGGATTAGGAGGCGTCGTCACTCCCTTTATCGGAATTAAACTCATTGACTGGGCCATTGTGTTAATTGGCTTGGCCTAG
- a CDS encoding transposase, with product MKYNPEIHHRRSIRLPFYDYSQPGAYFITLCTTRKQCWFGKIYDGKMHLNHLGQIVQIEWLRSAEMRSNIRLDEWVIMPNHLHGIVWILEAKELQKTDLSHGLPCESEFGSLYNKSSKKSFNRKANSLSSFIGGFKGSVTRKINQLCKNPSIPIWQRNYYESIIEDEKALDSIREYIQLNPQRWGEDPDHPQFQDDFSELFLDLEF from the coding sequence ATGAAATATAACCCCGAAATTCATCATCGCCGTTCTATCCGTCTCCCTTTCTATGATTATTCTCAGCCCGGAGCTTATTTCATTACCCTGTGTACTACCCGCAAACAATGTTGGTTTGGCAAAATTTATGATGGCAAAATGCACCTCAATCACCTGGGTCAAATTGTGCAGATTGAATGGCTGAGATCTGCCGAAATGAGATCCAACATCAGGTTAGATGAATGGGTGATTATGCCCAATCATTTACATGGGATTGTCTGGATTCTTGAAGCCAAGGAACTACAGAAAACTGATTTAAGTCATGGATTGCCCTGTGAATCTGAGTTTGGAAGTTTATATAATAAGTCTTCTAAAAAATCTTTTAATCGTAAAGCAAATTCTTTGAGTTCTTTTATTGGCGGATTTAAAGGAAGTGTGACCAGGAAAATTAATCAACTCTGTAAAAATCCATCTATTCCCATTTGGCAAAGGAATTATTATGAGTCGATTATCGAAGATGAAAAAGCGCTCGATTCAATTCGAGAATATATCCAACTAAATCCCCAACGTTGGGGAGAAGATCCAGATCATCCTCAATTTCAAGACGATTTTTCTGAACTGTTCCTGGATCTAGAATTTTAG
- the kdpF gene encoding K(+)-transporting ATPase subunit F, with amino-acid sequence MNKNRDLPQIPVLEKTQTLPQLVEEFENFLKLWQRHPIAMRLLFVMVFNLLIAPALYASNGDSLTRQSAWTLGLLGLLTLGLSIYLFTVIIQPERF; translated from the coding sequence ATGAACAAAAATAGAGACTTACCCCAAATTCCGGTTTTAGAAAAAACCCAGACTCTTCCCCAATTAGTAGAAGAATTTGAGAATTTTCTCAAATTATGGCAAAGACATCCCATCGCCATGCGGTTACTTTTTGTCATGGTTTTTAACCTATTAATTGCTCCCGCCCTCTATGCTTCAAATGGGGATTCCTTAACTCGCCAATCGGCTTGGACGCTTGGTTTATTGGGACTTTTAACCCTGGGTTTGTCCATTTACTTGTTTACCGTCATCATTCAACCTGAACGGTTTTAA
- a CDS encoding universal stress protein: MDFSEQLPESDSLYQPSRRRGKHKIYIGMAPGVGKTFRMLEEALALKQEGIDVVVGLLETHGRRETAEKAEGLEIIPRQKVQRGGIFLTEMDVDGILARAPQLVLVDELAHTNIPGSLREKRYQDVEFILEAGIDVYSTVNIQHLESLNDLVARITGVVVRERIPDRLLEEASEVLVVDITPETLEERLREGKIYAPAKIQQSLANFFQRRNLVALRELALREVADNIEETELSGTSHGLTCSIQERVLVCVSTYPKSLLLIRRGARLANYMNAPFYVMFVSSPERFLTKAESLHIETCEKLCEEFGGEFVRIESRDIKEAISKIAAQYRITQIVLGETRRSRWDLLWRGSIVQQLMRSLPEIDLHIIANTSKET, translated from the coding sequence ATGGACTTCTCTGAACAATTACCTGAATCTGATTCGCTGTATCAGCCCTCTCGTCGTCGGGGTAAACATAAAATTTATATTGGCATGGCACCCGGGGTCGGCAAAACCTTCCGAATGCTGGAAGAAGCACTCGCGCTCAAACAGGAAGGGATTGATGTGGTGGTTGGACTGTTAGAAACTCATGGACGTCGAGAAACCGCCGAAAAAGCAGAAGGATTGGAAATTATCCCGCGCCAAAAAGTTCAACGTGGCGGCATTTTTTTGACGGAAATGGATGTGGATGGGATTTTAGCCCGTGCGCCTCAATTAGTCTTAGTGGATGAACTGGCTCATACTAATATCCCCGGTTCCCTACGAGAAAAACGCTATCAAGATGTGGAATTTATTTTAGAGGCAGGAATTGATGTTTATTCTACGGTTAATATTCAGCATCTTGAAAGTCTCAATGATTTAGTGGCGAGAATCACGGGAGTTGTGGTGCGAGAACGGATTCCCGATCGCCTGTTAGAAGAAGCATCAGAAGTCCTGGTGGTGGATATCACCCCAGAAACCCTAGAAGAACGATTGCGCGAGGGCAAAATTTATGCTCCCGCTAAAATTCAACAATCCCTCGCTAATTTTTTCCAACGCCGGAATTTAGTGGCTTTGCGAGAATTAGCTTTAAGAGAAGTTGCGGATAATATAGAAGAAACTGAATTATCTGGAACCTCTCATGGATTAACTTGTAGTATCCAAGAGCGGGTCTTAGTCTGTGTTTCCACTTATCCCAAATCTTTATTATTAATTCGGCGGGGGGCGAGACTGGCTAATTATATGAATGCACCATTTTATGTGATGTTTGTCTCATCCCCGGAGCGGTTTTTAACGAAGGCTGAAAGTCTGCATATTGAAACCTGTGAAAAGCTGTGTGAGGAATTTGGCGGTGAATTTGTCCGGATAGAAAGCCGGGATATTAAGGAAGCAATTTCTAAGATTGCTGCTCAATATCGAATCACTCAAATCGTGTTAGGAGAAACCCGGCGATCGCGATGGGATTTATTGTGGCGGGGTTCTATTGTACAACAGTTGATGCGATCGCTTCCCGAAATTGATTTACATATCATTGCAAACACCAGTAAAGAGACCTAA